A window from Polyangium spumosum encodes these proteins:
- a CDS encoding helix-turn-helix domain-containing protein, which produces MIISNADRRSCPTTSGRRYLFVWQDNLFSEVQPVPTRRVPDPFAAHIGARIRARRREQNMSLAQFAKASGLSKGHASTLENGLAVMSVNTVYAAARALGVPPFLLCMREEDEGVAWALEQILGEEDGDVFRAAVTLRALVLGPRGKRTKRRTRAPGRPKRRARVRPGTIPSASHLPPGRGEGRGQGLSGHARPTGTLCRARTTW; this is translated from the coding sequence ATGATCATTTCGAACGCCGACCGACGCTCGTGCCCTACGACGAGCGGTCGACGGTATTTATTTGTTTGGCAGGACAATCTTTTTTCTGAGGTGCAACCCGTGCCCACGCGTCGTGTCCCGGATCCGTTTGCCGCTCACATCGGCGCTCGAATAAGAGCGCGCCGGCGGGAGCAGAACATGTCACTCGCTCAATTCGCCAAGGCGAGCGGGCTCTCCAAGGGCCACGCCTCCACGCTGGAGAATGGGCTCGCGGTCATGAGCGTGAACACCGTCTACGCCGCGGCCCGGGCCCTCGGCGTGCCGCCGTTCCTCCTGTGCATGCGCGAGGAGGACGAAGGCGTCGCCTGGGCCCTCGAGCAGATCCTCGGCGAGGAGGACGGCGACGTGTTTCGCGCGGCCGTGACGCTGAGGGCGCTCGTCCTCGGGCCGCGAGGCAAGCGAACGAAGAGACGAACCCGAGCCCCGGGACGACCGAAGCGACGAGCGCGGGTTCGCCCCGGAACCATTCCCTCGGCCTCCCATCTCCCACCCGGGCGAGGCGAGGGGCGCGGGCAGGGG
- a CDS encoding helix-turn-helix domain-containing protein, with translation MKRTSSQTQAQGSKTRGTAARERVDITSGPPEPYAGKLGARMRDLRLERGLSLASLREAGGLTPSQMSSAERGRVRVTMGTVVAVARALDVPPFVLMAFPDEDPLSAVLEEIRQAYGGDMRRVSAVIEERASARLAKKRAGRGGATKRSGHE, from the coding sequence ATGAAGCGCACGTCGAGCCAAACGCAGGCGCAGGGATCGAAGACGCGGGGGACGGCCGCCCGCGAGCGCGTGGACATCACGAGCGGGCCGCCGGAGCCGTACGCTGGGAAGCTCGGGGCGCGGATGCGTGATCTGCGGCTCGAGCGAGGTCTGTCGCTCGCGAGCTTGCGCGAGGCGGGGGGCCTGACGCCGAGCCAGATGTCGAGCGCGGAGCGGGGCCGGGTGCGGGTGACGATGGGCACGGTGGTCGCGGTGGCGCGAGCGCTCGACGTGCCGCCGTTCGTGCTGATGGCCTTCCCCGACGAGGATCCGCTCTCGGCGGTGCTGGAGGAGATCCGGCAGGCGTACGGCGGCGATATGCGGCGCGTGAGCGCGGTGATCGAGGAGCGCGCGAGCGCGCGGCTCGCGAAGAAGCGCGCGGGGCGCGGCGGCGCGACGAAGCGCTCGGGTCACGAGTAG
- a CDS encoding alpha/beta fold hydrolase, producing MTAITSTQIQTSRLRMHVLVRGPKDGVPVLFIHGNCSSARFYEETMAALPEGFRAIAADLRGYGDTEPAPIDATRGLRDFSDDLAALLRHPELGVAGKVHVVGWSVGGGVAMQLAIDHPELVGKIVLEAPMSPYGFGGTRGASGEPCFADFAGSGGGTANPEFARRLKEGDASEESAFSPRKVMNDFYFKPPFRVEKAREEVFVAEILKMRTGDDHYPGDTTTSTNWPGVAPGARGVNNALSPKYVDLSGFGKLAPAHDVLWIRGDADQIVSDTSLFDFGFLGKLGAIPGWPGEDVCPAQPMVAQTRAVLEAYKANGGSYREEILPNVGHSPHIEARDVFVKELVRFFG from the coding sequence ATGACCGCCATCACCTCGACCCAGATCCAGACGTCTCGCCTTCGCATGCACGTGCTCGTCCGCGGCCCCAAGGACGGCGTGCCGGTGCTCTTCATCCACGGCAACTGCTCCTCCGCTCGTTTCTACGAGGAGACGATGGCCGCGCTCCCCGAGGGCTTCCGCGCCATCGCGGCCGATCTGCGCGGCTACGGCGACACCGAGCCCGCGCCCATCGACGCGACCCGCGGCCTGCGTGATTTTTCGGACGACCTCGCGGCGCTCTTGCGTCACCCCGAGCTCGGCGTCGCGGGCAAGGTGCACGTCGTGGGCTGGTCGGTCGGCGGCGGCGTCGCGATGCAGCTCGCGATCGACCACCCCGAGCTCGTCGGCAAGATCGTCCTCGAGGCGCCGATGTCGCCGTACGGCTTCGGCGGCACGCGCGGCGCGAGCGGCGAGCCTTGCTTCGCGGACTTCGCGGGCTCGGGCGGCGGCACGGCGAACCCCGAGTTCGCGCGGCGGTTGAAGGAGGGCGACGCCTCGGAGGAGAGCGCGTTCTCGCCGCGCAAGGTGATGAACGACTTCTACTTCAAGCCGCCGTTCCGCGTGGAGAAGGCGCGCGAGGAGGTCTTCGTCGCGGAGATCCTGAAGATGCGCACGGGTGACGATCACTACCCCGGCGACACGACCACGTCGACGAACTGGCCCGGCGTCGCGCCCGGCGCGCGCGGCGTGAACAACGCGCTCTCGCCGAAGTACGTGGACCTCTCCGGCTTCGGCAAGCTCGCGCCTGCGCACGACGTCCTTTGGATTCGGGGCGACGCCGATCAGATCGTGAGCGACACGTCGCTCTTCGATTTTGGCTTCCTCGGCAAGCTCGGTGCGATCCCTGGCTGGCCCGGCGAGGACGTCTGCCCGGCGCAGCCGATGGTCGCGCAGACACGCGCCGTGCTCGAGGCCTACAAGGCGAACGGGGGCAGCTACCGCGAGGAAATCCTGCCGAACGTCGGGCACTCGCCGCACATCGAGGCGCGCGACGTGTTCGTCAAAGAGCTCGTTCGTTTCTTCGGCTGA
- the ptsP gene encoding phosphoenolpyruvate--protein phosphotransferase encodes MSAEPPSKTAEVLRGIAGSPGVAIGKVVVFGLSRAPCPRRTIGEADVDAEITRFEEAVARAQRDLREMSQRLTERSAEASILEAYVLMTGDPVLAEAVRHQIRKEKRGAEWAVAEASDAIAKRLAALDDPYLSERSHDVMFIGDRILRAFGTSAPEQPHLRLDGPSIIVAHDLSPADTAAMINQPVVGFVTEVGTRTSHTAIMARALEIPAVVGVTDALARIRSGDLVVVDGLRGSVLVRPQARELDEARARGERHTALSRELSVSRDREATTQDGLRVTLRANVELPAEAILARDHGAEGIGLYRTEFLYIDRSEPPTEEQQFEIFRAVVETMRPMPVTLRTFDIGGDKFISSLKLPPEMNPMLGLRAVRLALSQPEVFLEHLRAMVRASAYGEVKIMIPMIASLSELRQVRVLLDQAIAQVKARGLPCAEEIPLGVMIEVPAAAVLVDLFAQEASFMSLGTNDLVQYTLAVDRTSRSLAYLASSFDPSILRLIRSVVRAGEGWSCPVSICGAMASDPLAAVLLVGLGMRDFSMEAAAIPEIKEALRRVTLVEAEAVAREALRFGTSDEVEHCVAEAFAPRLYDLLTGER; translated from the coding sequence ATGAGCGCGGAGCCTCCTTCGAAGACGGCCGAGGTGCTCCGCGGCATCGCGGGCTCGCCAGGCGTCGCCATCGGCAAGGTCGTCGTCTTCGGGTTGAGCCGCGCGCCCTGCCCGAGGCGCACGATCGGCGAGGCGGACGTCGACGCGGAGATCACGCGCTTCGAAGAGGCCGTCGCGCGCGCGCAGCGCGACCTGCGCGAGATGTCGCAGCGCCTCACCGAGCGCAGCGCCGAGGCCTCCATCCTCGAGGCCTACGTGCTCATGACCGGCGACCCCGTGCTCGCCGAGGCCGTGCGCCACCAGATCCGCAAGGAGAAACGCGGCGCGGAGTGGGCCGTCGCCGAGGCCTCCGACGCGATCGCCAAGCGGCTCGCGGCGCTCGATGATCCGTACCTGAGCGAGCGCAGCCACGACGTGATGTTCATCGGCGATCGGATCCTGCGCGCCTTCGGCACGAGCGCGCCCGAGCAGCCGCACCTGCGCCTCGATGGTCCCTCGATCATCGTCGCGCACGACCTCTCGCCTGCGGACACGGCGGCGATGATCAACCAGCCCGTCGTCGGCTTCGTGACCGAGGTCGGCACGCGGACGAGCCACACGGCGATCATGGCGCGCGCGCTGGAGATCCCCGCCGTCGTCGGCGTGACCGACGCGCTCGCGCGGATCCGGAGCGGCGATCTCGTGGTCGTCGACGGCCTGCGTGGCAGCGTGCTCGTGCGCCCGCAGGCGCGCGAGCTCGACGAGGCGCGCGCCCGCGGCGAGCGTCACACCGCGCTCTCGCGTGAGCTCTCGGTCTCGCGTGATCGGGAGGCGACGACCCAGGACGGCTTGCGCGTCACGCTGCGCGCGAACGTCGAGCTCCCGGCCGAGGCCATCCTCGCGCGTGATCACGGCGCCGAGGGCATCGGCCTCTACCGCACCGAGTTCCTCTACATCGATCGCTCCGAGCCGCCGACCGAGGAGCAGCAGTTCGAGATCTTCCGCGCCGTCGTGGAGACGATGCGCCCGATGCCCGTCACGCTGCGGACCTTCGACATCGGCGGCGACAAGTTCATCTCGAGCCTCAAGCTCCCGCCCGAGATGAACCCGATGCTCGGCTTGCGCGCCGTGCGCCTCGCGCTCTCGCAGCCCGAGGTCTTCCTCGAGCACCTGCGCGCGATGGTCCGGGCGAGCGCGTACGGCGAGGTGAAGATCATGATCCCCATGATCGCGAGCCTCTCGGAGCTCCGGCAGGTGCGCGTGTTGCTCGACCAGGCGATCGCGCAGGTGAAGGCGCGAGGCCTTCCGTGCGCGGAGGAGATCCCGCTCGGGGTCATGATCGAGGTGCCTGCGGCCGCGGTGCTCGTGGATCTCTTCGCCCAGGAGGCGAGCTTCATGAGCCTCGGGACGAACGACCTCGTGCAGTACACGCTCGCCGTCGATCGCACGAGCCGCTCGCTCGCCTACCTCGCTTCGTCCTTCGACCCCTCGATCTTGCGGCTCATCCGCAGCGTGGTGCGCGCCGGCGAGGGGTGGAGCTGTCCTGTCTCGATCTGCGGCGCGATGGCGAGTGATCCTCTCGCCGCGGTCCTGCTCGTGGGCCTCGGCATGCGTGACTTCTCCATGGAGGCGGCGGCGATCCCCGAGATCAAGGAAGCGCTGCGTCGCGTCACGCTCGTCGAGGCCGAGGCCGTGGCGCGGGAGGCCTTACGGTTCGGCACCTCCGACGAGGTCGAGCACTGCGTGGCCGAGGCGTTCGCGCCGCGCCTCTACGATCTTCTCACCGGCGAGCGTTGA
- a CDS encoding HPr family phosphocarrier protein — protein MSGGSATGRFTIVNARGLHARAATKLVQLAGKYPCEVTVAGPDGQEANAKSVMGVLLLCGGVGTVLEVKARGESSSEAVRAIGELIAARFGEHE, from the coding sequence GTGAGCGGCGGCAGCGCGACGGGTCGGTTCACGATCGTCAACGCGCGCGGCCTGCACGCGCGCGCGGCCACGAAGCTCGTGCAGCTCGCGGGCAAGTATCCGTGCGAGGTCACGGTCGCGGGGCCCGACGGGCAGGAGGCGAACGCGAAGAGCGTGATGGGCGTGCTCCTGCTCTGCGGCGGCGTCGGCACGGTGCTCGAGGTGAAGGCGCGCGGCGAGAGCTCGTCCGAGGCCGTGCGAGCGATCGGGGAGCTCATCGCCGCTCGCTTCGGAGAGCACGAATGA
- the rapZ gene encoding RNase adapter RapZ: MSDKSRVVVVTGLSGAGKSTALHALEDLGYFCVDNLPTSLVPQTIEVCEAGGIRRVGLGIDVRAFAFLDGAGPTLSRIAEGRDMAVVFLDATDEALLRRFNETRRPHPLSAAASRAPGSSGGLAVLDGVHLERERLAPLRALATIDLDTTRLSVHELRRQIIAHLGPGKAEAPRMSTRFVSFGFKFGVPVDADLIFDVRFLDNPHFVPELRRLPGSHPAVRDFVLQSPEASELLEKIGALLEFSLPRYEREGKSYLTIGIGCTGGRHRSVALAEVLADNLRRKVTLPISVVHRDVGRAEHTAAPEHDADPLSRGADEGAEGAPRPPDGGRGKT, encoded by the coding sequence ATGAGCGACAAGAGCCGCGTCGTCGTGGTCACCGGGCTCTCGGGGGCCGGCAAGTCCACCGCGCTCCACGCGCTGGAGGACCTCGGCTACTTCTGCGTCGACAACCTGCCGACGTCCCTCGTGCCGCAGACGATCGAGGTCTGCGAGGCCGGAGGCATCCGCCGCGTCGGCCTCGGCATCGACGTGCGCGCCTTCGCCTTCCTCGACGGCGCCGGGCCCACGCTCTCGCGTATCGCCGAGGGGCGCGACATGGCCGTCGTCTTCCTCGACGCGACCGACGAGGCGCTGCTGCGCCGCTTCAACGAGACGCGCAGGCCGCACCCGCTCTCGGCCGCGGCCTCACGCGCGCCCGGCAGCTCCGGCGGGCTCGCCGTGCTCGACGGCGTGCACCTCGAGCGCGAGCGCCTCGCGCCGCTGCGCGCGCTCGCCACCATCGACCTCGACACGACGCGCCTCAGCGTGCACGAGCTGCGCCGCCAGATCATCGCGCACCTCGGGCCGGGCAAGGCGGAGGCGCCGCGCATGTCCACGCGCTTCGTCTCCTTCGGCTTCAAGTTCGGCGTCCCGGTCGATGCCGATCTGATCTTCGACGTCCGCTTCCTCGACAACCCGCATTTCGTCCCGGAGCTCCGGCGTCTGCCCGGGAGCCACCCCGCGGTGCGCGATTTCGTCCTGCAGAGCCCCGAGGCGTCCGAGCTGCTCGAGAAGATCGGCGCGCTGCTCGAGTTCTCGCTCCCGCGTTACGAGCGTGAGGGGAAGAGCTACCTGACCATCGGGATCGGCTGCACCGGGGGGCGACATCGATCGGTGGCGCTCGCCGAGGTTTTGGCCGACAATCTACGCAGGAAGGTGACGCTACCCATCTCGGTCGTGCATCGTGACGTCGGCAGGGCGGAGCACACCGCGGCGCCCGAGCACGATGCCGATCCACTCTCGCGTGGCGCCGACGAGGGGGCGGAGGGGGCGCCGCGGCCCCCCGACGGTGGCAGGGGGAAGACGTGA
- the hprK gene encoding HPr(Ser) kinase/phosphatase, whose protein sequence is MNEEAPRSVPVPRASMTVRALLGDPGLGVGLELVAGEAGLDRIIESTRIQKSGLALVGHFHGITSSRIQIFGQTELSFLHTLDAEDRARKLHDLFARELCCVIVTRDARGEGESSPEAGYRAVPELVAAAEASGTPLVRSASRSSVTITALHALLDDRLAPRVRLHGVLVDVFGVGVLLAGPSAIGKSECALDLVMRGHRFVADDVVECDYRPPGMIFGTSALLLRHHLEVRGLGILNVKDLFGVTAIRERKRIDVVIKLVEWSKDVEYDRLGLEDRHRTILGVKVRELVIPVRPGRDMSTIIEVAARNELLKNAGHHAAKEFFGNLEGALLGGGRRER, encoded by the coding sequence GTGAACGAAGAGGCCCCGCGCAGCGTCCCCGTCCCGCGCGCATCGATGACCGTGCGCGCCTTGCTCGGCGATCCCGGGCTCGGCGTGGGGCTCGAGCTCGTCGCCGGCGAGGCGGGCCTCGATCGGATCATCGAGTCGACGCGTATCCAGAAGTCGGGCCTCGCGCTCGTGGGGCACTTCCACGGCATCACCTCCTCGCGGATCCAGATCTTCGGCCAGACCGAGCTCTCGTTCTTGCACACGCTCGACGCAGAGGACCGCGCGAGGAAGCTCCACGACCTCTTCGCGCGTGAGCTCTGCTGCGTGATCGTCACGCGGGACGCGCGCGGCGAAGGCGAGTCGTCGCCCGAGGCCGGCTACCGCGCCGTGCCCGAGCTCGTGGCCGCGGCCGAGGCCTCGGGCACGCCGCTCGTCCGATCGGCGTCGCGATCGAGCGTCACCATCACCGCGCTGCACGCGCTGCTCGACGACAGGCTCGCGCCGCGCGTGCGGCTGCACGGCGTGCTCGTCGACGTCTTCGGCGTGGGCGTGCTCCTCGCGGGCCCGAGCGCGATCGGCAAGAGCGAGTGCGCGCTCGACCTCGTGATGCGAGGTCATCGCTTCGTCGCCGACGACGTCGTCGAGTGCGACTACCGCCCGCCCGGGATGATCTTCGGCACGTCGGCGCTCCTGCTCCGTCACCACCTCGAGGTGCGCGGGCTCGGCATCCTCAACGTGAAGGACCTCTTCGGCGTGACGGCGATCCGCGAGCGCAAGCGCATCGACGTGGTGATCAAGCTCGTCGAGTGGTCGAAGGACGTCGAGTACGACAGGCTCGGCCTCGAGGATCGTCACCGCACGATCCTCGGCGTGAAGGTGCGCGAGCTCGTGATCCCGGTGCGGCCGGGGCGCGACATGTCGACGATCATCGAGGTCGCCGCGCGGAACGAATTGCTCAAGAACGCAGGGCACCACGCCGCGAAGGAGTTCTTCGGCAACCTCGAAGGCGCGTTGCTCGGCGGAGGGAGGCGAGAGCGATGA
- a CDS encoding PTS sugar transporter subunit IIA — protein sequence MGVLEILSADHVSVANEAEGVVRSKSDALRRLAELLARGMAPPTPASEIERVLVERENLQSTGVGGGVAIPHGALEGLDRHVGAVLLCPHPIDFDAIDRAPVGILFAVVGPKRAAGEHLKTLARVSRLLRDDEFRKRLLLAPSGGDAFAIIAAEEGRGP from the coding sequence ATGGGTGTTCTCGAGATCCTGAGCGCGGACCACGTCTCGGTGGCGAACGAGGCCGAGGGCGTCGTCCGCTCCAAGTCCGATGCGCTGCGCCGCCTCGCCGAGCTGCTCGCCCGCGGGATGGCCCCCCCGACGCCCGCGTCGGAGATCGAGCGGGTGCTCGTCGAGCGCGAGAACCTCCAGTCGACCGGCGTCGGCGGCGGCGTCGCCATCCCGCATGGCGCGCTCGAAGGCCTCGATCGGCACGTGGGCGCCGTCCTGCTCTGCCCTCACCCGATCGACTTCGACGCGATCGATCGCGCGCCCGTCGGCATCCTCTTCGCCGTCGTTGGCCCGAAGCGCGCCGCCGGTGAGCACCTGAAGACGCTGGCGCGTGTCTCGCGGCTGCTCCGCGACGACGAGTTCCGCAAGCGCCTGCTCCTCGCGCCGAGCGGCGGCGACGCGTTCGCGATCATCGCCGCCGAGGAGGGCAGGGGTCCGTGA
- the hpf gene encoding ribosome hibernation-promoting factor, HPF/YfiA family: MNIAITFRHMVATEAVKQYAHDKIAKLQRFLRQAMAAQVTLSVEGLEHIADVKISSGSQQFHATVRSQDMYASIDKVIDKLDRQIEADKTANMAKKRGAPSAGEFATEVSEAAEGRARD, encoded by the coding sequence ATGAACATCGCAATCACGTTCCGACACATGGTCGCCACGGAAGCGGTGAAGCAGTACGCGCACGACAAGATCGCCAAGCTGCAAAGGTTCCTTCGTCAAGCCATGGCCGCGCAGGTCACCTTGTCCGTCGAAGGCCTCGAGCACATCGCCGATGTGAAGATCTCCTCGGGCAGCCAGCAGTTCCACGCCACGGTCCGCAGCCAGGACATGTACGCCTCGATCGACAAGGTCATCGACAAGCTCGACCGCCAGATCGAAGCGGACAAGACGGCGAACATGGCGAAGAAACGCGGCGCGCCGAGCGCGGGCGAGTTCGCGACCGAAGTCAGTGAGGCCGCCGAGGGTCGCGCCCGCGACTGA
- a CDS encoding ATP-binding cassette domain-containing protein: MSLLATSLTVRLSGRTLLHRVTFEARPGEVLAVFGPSGAGKTTLFRVLVGELAPIEGIVLLSGDDITRLPLFERARRGLGYVPQTPSVLPDLSVRDNLAVFERLTRRARPPGSPDALSIARDLGLEPLLDTQAARLSGGERRRLEITRALSAAPRVLVCDEPFAAVDPLGALHVADRLRALADAGATVLVSDHHVDAALRLCDRALLLLDGEVALEASPEDFRAHPLVRSRYAATSP, translated from the coding sequence ATGTCCCTCCTCGCCACCTCCCTCACCGTCCGCCTCTCCGGCCGCACCCTCCTTCACCGCGTCACCTTCGAAGCGCGTCCCGGCGAAGTCCTCGCCGTCTTTGGCCCCAGCGGTGCTGGCAAGACCACCCTCTTCCGTGTCCTCGTCGGCGAGCTCGCCCCCATCGAAGGAATCGTCCTCCTCTCCGGCGACGACATCACGCGCCTCCCCCTCTTCGAACGTGCTCGCCGCGGCCTCGGCTACGTCCCGCAGACTCCGAGCGTCCTCCCCGACCTCTCCGTTCGCGATAACCTCGCCGTCTTCGAGCGCCTCACCCGCCGCGCGCGCCCTCCCGGCTCGCCCGACGCTCTCTCCATCGCGCGTGACCTTGGCCTCGAACCCCTCCTCGACACCCAGGCTGCGCGCCTCTCCGGCGGCGAGCGCCGTCGCCTCGAGATCACGCGCGCCCTCTCCGCCGCGCCTCGTGTCCTCGTTTGTGACGAACCGTTCGCGGCGGTGGATCCCCTCGGCGCTCTCCATGTCGCGGATCGACTCCGGGCCCTCGCGGATGCCGGCGCCACCGTCCTCGTCTCCGATCATCACGTCGACGCGGCCTTGCGCCTCTGCGACCGCGCCCTCCTCCTTCTAGATGGAGAGGTCGCCCTCGAGGCCTCCCCCGAGGACTTTCGGGCGCACCCTCTTGTCCGGTCGCGTTACGCCGCTACCTCCCCTTAG